The window GTTGACCGCGTTCAGTTTCAACAGGTCTTCCGGCTGCATGCGGTCCTTGGCGTCGGCCTGAACCACCACGCGCTGCAGGCGCCCGGCGTTCGGGAAGTCGTTCACGTAGGACGAGCCGAGCGAGGTCGAAATGGCGGTGTTGATGGCGTCGAAGGTCACGCCCTGGGCGCTGGCCTTGTCGCGGTCGATGTCGAGCTGCACCTGCGGCGCATCTTCCAGGCCTTCCGGACGCACGCCGGCCAGGACCGGGCTCTTGCTGGCCGCGCCGAGCACCTGGCCGCGCGCCGCCAGCAGGGCTTCGCGTCCGAGTCCGGCACGGTCCTGCAGGCGGAACGAAAAGCCGGTGCTGCTGCCCAGTTCGGGAATCGGCGGCGGGCTGATGGCGAAGATGAAGGCGTCGCGCACACGGCTCATGCGGCCCGAAATGCGTCCGGCCACGTCGCTGGCGCTGTGGCCGGCGCCGCCGCGCTCTTTCCAGTTCTTGAGCGTGATGAAACCGAGCGCCATGTTCTGGCCCGAGCCCGAAAAGCTGAAGCCCTGCACGCCGACCATGCTGGCCACTTCCGGCTGCTTGAGGATGAAGTCTTCGGCCTCGCGCAGCGCCTTGCCGGTGCGTTCCAAGGTGGCGCCAGGCGGCAGCTGGAAGTTGGCGATGATGTAGCCCTGGTCTTCGTTGGGCAGGAAGGAGTTCGGCAGGCGCACGAACATCAGCGCGACCACGGCCACCAGCGCGACGAACACCATCATCGAGCGGCCGGTGTGGCGCAAGGTGGTGGCGACCCAGCCTTCGTACTTCTTGGCGGTGCGCGTGAAGCCGCGGTTGAACCAGCCGAAGAAGCCTTTCTTGGCGTGGTTGTGGCCCGCTTCGACCGGTTTCAGGAAGTGGGCGCACATGGCCGGCGTGAGCGAGAGCGCCATGAAAGCCGAGAACAGGATCGACGAGACCATCACCGCCGAGACCTGGCGGTAAATGTTACCGACCGCGCCGCCAAAGAAGGCCAGCGGCACGAACACCGACACCAGCACCACGGTCACGCCGATGATGGCGCCCGAAATCTGGCTCATCGCCTTGCGCGTCGCTTCCAGCGGCGGCAAGCCTTCTTCGCTCATGATGCGTTCGACGTTTTCGACCACCACGATGGCGTCATCGACCACGATACCGATCACCAGCACCATGCCGAACATGGTGAGCACGTTGATCGAGAAGCCCATCGCCAGCAGGGTCGCGAGCGACCCGAGCAATGCCACCGGCACCACGATGGTGGGAATGATGGTGTAGCGGAAATTCTGCAGGAACAGGTACATCACCAGGAACACCAGGATCACCGCTTCGACCAGGGTTTCCAGCACTTGCTTGATGGAGATCTCGACGAACGCCGAGCTGTCGAACGGCACCGCGTATTTCATCCCGGCCGGGAAGTATTTGGACAGTTCGTTCATGCGCGCGCGCACCAGCTTGGCCGTTTCCAGGGCATTGCCGCTCGGGGAGAGCTGGATGCCGATGCCGGTCGATGGCTTGCCGTTCAGGCGCGCCGAGGTGGAATAGCTCTGGCCGCCGATTTCGATGCGGGCCACGTCTTTCAGGCGCACGGTCGAGCCGTCCGGATTGGCGCGCAGCACGATATTGCCGAACTGCTCGACGCTGGCCAGCTGGCCGGTCACGACCACGGTGGCGGTAATGGCTTGTCCGCCGATGTTCGGCAAGTCGCCGATGGTGCCCGAGGCCACTTGCGCGTTCTGGGTGCGGATGGCGCTGTTCACATCGGCCGGCGACAGGTTGAAGCCGACCAGCTTGGCCGGATCGATCCAGATGCGCATGGCTTTTTCGGTACCGAACAGCTGGGCCTGGCCCACGCCGCGGATGCGCTGGATTTCCGGCAGCACGGTGCGCGAAGCGTAGTCGCCGAGGGCGATCGGGTCCCATTTCGGGTCGTCCGACGAGAGGATGGTAAACAGCAGGAAGTTCGAGCGTGCCTTGTCCACGCGCACGCCTTGCTGCACCACCGCCTGCGGCAGGCGCGGGGTGGCGCGGCCGAGGCGGTTCTGCACGTCGACCTGGGCCAGGTCGGCGTTGGTGCCGGTCTCGAAGCTGAGCGTGATGGTGCCGGTGCCGTTGGCCTGGCTGTTCGATTCCATGTAGATCAGGCCGGGCGAACCGTTCATTTCGCGTTCGATCACGCTGATGACGCTGTCCTCCAGGGTCTGGGCCGACGCGCCCGGGTAGGCGGTGGTGACCACGATGGCCGGCGGCGCCACGGTCGGGTACTGGGCGATCGGCAGCTGGGTGATCGCCACCCCGCCGACAACCATGATGAATAATGCGATCACCCACGCAAAAATGGGGCGGTCAATAAAGAAACGGGCCATGAAGTAATCCTGAGTAGATGTTTAACGTCCGGCGGCCGGTGTGGCGGCGGCACTGGCGGCGGCACTGGCGGCGGGAGCGGCACCCGCGGCAGGCGCTGCACCGGGAGCCGGCGTGGCAGTCGGCGTCCATGGCACCGGCTTGACCGTCATGCCGGGCGCCTGCATCTTCTGGAAGCCGTCGACGACGACCTGCTCGCCCGGCTTGATGCCTTCGAGGACAATCCACTTGCCGTTCTGCTGGGACGCCACCTTGACCGGACGCGGGCCCGGCTTGCCGTCCGGACCGACGATGATGACCGTGTCGCCCTGGCTGCCGCGCGTGACGGCTTGCTGGGGAATGAGCATGCCGGCCGGCAGTTCAGCCTGCGACAGGCGCACGCGCACGTACTGGCCCGGCAGCAGCATGCCATCCTGGTTCGGCACTTCGGCGCGCAGGGTGACCTGGCCCGAGGTCGGATCGACGCTCACGTCGGAAAACAGCAGCTTGCCCTTGCCCGGCAGTTCGGAGCCGTCTTCCAGCAAGATCGACACCGGCAGCGATTCGGCGTTGCGCACCTTCAGGTTGGCCGACTTGCGCAGGCGCTGCAGGTCGGAAGCGGACTGGGTGAAGTTGACGTAGACATTGTTGGTTTGCTGGATCAGGGCCAGCTGGGTCGCTTCGGTTGCGCTCACCAGCGCGCCTTCGGTGACCAGGGCACGGCCGATACGGCCGGCGATCGGCGCCGTCACCCGGGTGTAGCCATTGTTGATCTGGGCGATCTGCACGGCGGCCCTGGCCGCTGCCACGTCGGCCTCGGCCTGCTTCTGGGCGGCGACGACGTTGATGTATTCCTGCTTGCTGACCGCGTTCGCTTCCACCAGCGGCTTGTAGCGTTCGGCCTGGGCGGCGGCCTGGGTCAGGTTGGCCTGGGCCTTGCCGAGCGTGGCCCGGGCGCTCAGGAGCGAGGCGGCGTACGAGGCCGGATCGATCTGGAACAGTTCCTGGCCGGCTTTGACTTCGCTACCCTCTGTAAATAGGCGCTTGAGCACCACACCGTTCACGCGCGCCCGGACTTGCGCCACGCGGATCGGTTCGACCCGGCCCGGCAGTTCGGTTTGCAGGGCGACCGGTTCAAACTTGGCGGTAATCACCCCCACTTCCGGCGGCGGGCGCTGGGCACCGGCTGCGGGCGCAGCGTCTTTCTTGTCGCCGCATGCCGATAACAAAGCCAGCGCAGCGAACGTGCAGGCGGCGATCCGGGTCAGGGACGGGGAAGGGAGGAGGGTGTGGCGCATTACGTGTGCATCCTTTAAATAGGCAATCAGTTGTGTTTACATCGGGACTTGGGATGTCTTTACAACTTTCATCGCGGGCTTCCTGATTTTGGAATATACTAACATGACTGTATGTTTAACGTTTGACGCCCCCTGAAAGGGAGGAGTTGCATGGTCCGCAGGACAAAGGAAGACGCGCTGGCAACGCGCGACAGCATCATGGACGCGGCCGAGCAGTTGTTCATCGAGCAGGGTGTATCGGGAACGAGCTTGCAGCATATCGCCAGCGCGGCTGGCGTGACACGCGGCGCGATTTACTGGCATTTCGAAGACAAGGGGGCGCTGTTCAACGCCATGATGGAGCGCGCCACCATGCCGCTCGAATCGGCGATGCAGACGCTCGAGTGCGCGGTCGGGAGCGACCCGCTGGGGCATTTGCGCAGCTATGCGCTGAGCGTGTTCGACCTGACCATCAATGATCCGAAAGCGCGCCGGGTGTTCGAGATCGCCACGCTCAAGCTGGAGTATGTGGGCGAACTGTCGGCCATCCGCGAGCGCCGGATGCAGCATCGCGAGCAGTTTTTGGCGAGTGCCGAACGGATCGTGAAGGAGGGGGTCGCGCATGGCCGGTTAAAAGACACGGTCAAGCCGCAAGCGGCGGCGCTGGGATTGTTCATCCTGATCGAGGGACTGGTGCGCGGCTGGCTGATCATGCCCGACTTTAACCTGGAGCAGCTGGGCGCGGAAATCGTCGATACGCATCTTGATTCTCTCCGCGCCTGATTGGGAACCCTCATTACTGCCAGGACTTAAACTCCGTCGTTCCCGCGCCAAGGCGGCACTCGGCGGGAACCCAAGTCCGTAGATCAGCAAATGGCTGCAGCGCAAACTTGGGTTCCCGCCTGCGCGGGAACGACGCAGGGTTTATCGCATCCCGGTAATAATCTGTTTCAGCTTGCCCGAATCGGCGCAGAACGCACGAATCCCTTCCGCCAGCTTCTCGGTCGCCATCGCATCTTCATTCATCATGAAGCGGAAGGTTTTCTCGTCGATTGCGACCTTCTCGATCGACACCGCCGACGCCGTCGGGGTCAGCTTGCGCTCGACCGGCTCATTGCTGTCGGCCAGCTTCTGCAGCAGTTCCGGGCTGATGGTCAGCAGGTCGCAGCCGGCCAGTTCCAGGATCTGCGACGTGTTGCGAAAGCTCGCGCCCATCACTTCGGTGGTGTAGCCGAACTTGCGGTAGTAGTTGTAAATCCGCTTGACCGACTGCACGCCCGGATCTTCCGCGCCGGTGTATTCGAGGTCGTTGGCCTTCTTGAACCAGTCGTAGATGCGGCCGACGAACGGTGAAATGAGCTGCGCGCCCGCTTCGGCGCAGGCAATGGCCTGGGCCAGCGAAAACAGCAGCGTCATATTGCAGCGGATGCCTTCCTCCTGCAAAATCTCGGCGGCGCGGATGCCTTCCCAGGTCGAGGCGATCTTGATCAGCACGCGCTCGCGGCCGGCGCCGGCTTCTTCGTACAGGGCGATCAGCTCGCGGCCCTTGGCGACGGTCGCTTCGGTATCGAACGACAGGCGCGCATCGATCTCGGTGGAGACGCGGCCCGGAATGATCTTGAGGATTTCCATGCCGAACTCGACCAGCACGCGGTCGATCACGTCGCCGGTGGACAGGTCCGGAAAGTCGCGCACGGCTTTTTCGAGCAGGGGTTTGTATTCGGGCTTTTGCACCGCCTTGAGGATCAGCGACGGATTGGTGGTCGCGTCGCGCGGCGTGTACTGTTTGATCGACTGAAAATCGCCGGTGTCGGCAACGACCTTGGTGAATTGCTTGAGTTGTTCGAGTTGGTTCATGGTTGCGCTAACGGGTAAGGAGATCGAACCTTATTGTACAACCATGTACAGACTTGTCTATCCGATAAAGGAATCGAACTGCATGTCGAATTCCTGCAACGCTTTCTGCGCGTTCTGCATCTTCTTGCGGAACTCCGGCCCGCGCTGCAAGGCCAGCCCCACCGCCAGCACGTCGATCACCACCAGATAGGCCAGGCGCGCCGAAATCGGCGTGTACGGATCGATATTGAAAACCAGATCGATCGGAATGAGCACCGTGGCCATGTCGGCCAGCGGCGTGCCCGATGGCGCCAGCACGATCACATCGGCCCCGCCGCGGCGCGCCAGCTTGGCCGAACGCACCAGCGCCGAGTTGTTGCCGCGCTGGGAAATGGCCACCACGGCGTCGCCCGCGTGCAGGAGCGAGGCGGCGATGCTGTGGATGGCCGGATCGGCGTAGGCCACCGTCGGCACGCCGGAGCGGAAGAATTTGTGCTGGGCGTCGGTAGCGACGATGCCCGACGTGCCCTGGCCGTAGAACTCGATCTTCTTCGCGCGCGATAAAATATCGAGCGCGCGCTGGATCGCTTCGGGATTGAGGTTGTTGCGCAGGTCGAGCAGGGTGTTGATCGAGCGGCTGCAGATCTTGTTGACCAGGTCCGCCGCCAGGTCGTCCTGGGTCGGCTGCTCGTTGGCGCCGGGCAGGGCCAGCGCCAGGCCCTGGGCGAGTTTGAGCTTGAACTCATGCCAGCCGTCGTAGCCCAGGGTGCGGCAAAAGCGCACCACGGTCGGTTCGGACACCTGGGCGCTCTTGGCCAGCGCCGTGATGTTCTGGCTGACCGTGGCCGACGGCTGTTCAAGCACCGCCAGCGCGACTTTTTTCTCCGATTTGGAGAGCGAGTCGAGCTGGGTGCGGATGGAGTCTAGTAGCACGGGTTCAGTCTTCAGGAAGGAGTGAAGCAGGGGTTTTGCGGTGCACTGCACCGCGCCTGCGGAACGGTAGGCCGTTCCGCTCTCATTC of the Massilia violaceinigra genome contains:
- a CDS encoding efflux RND transporter permease subunit; translated protein: MARFFIDRPIFAWVIALFIMVVGGVAITQLPIAQYPTVAPPAIVVTTAYPGASAQTLEDSVISVIEREMNGSPGLIYMESNSQANGTGTITLSFETGTNADLAQVDVQNRLGRATPRLPQAVVQQGVRVDKARSNFLLFTILSSDDPKWDPIALGDYASRTVLPEIQRIRGVGQAQLFGTEKAMRIWIDPAKLVGFNLSPADVNSAIRTQNAQVASGTIGDLPNIGGQAITATVVVTGQLASVEQFGNIVLRANPDGSTVRLKDVARIEIGGQSYSTSARLNGKPSTGIGIQLSPSGNALETAKLVRARMNELSKYFPAGMKYAVPFDSSAFVEISIKQVLETLVEAVILVFLVMYLFLQNFRYTIIPTIVVPVALLGSLATLLAMGFSINVLTMFGMVLVIGIVVDDAIVVVENVERIMSEEGLPPLEATRKAMSQISGAIIGVTVVLVSVFVPLAFFGGAVGNIYRQVSAVMVSSILFSAFMALSLTPAMCAHFLKPVEAGHNHAKKGFFGWFNRGFTRTAKKYEGWVATTLRHTGRSMMVFVALVAVVALMFVRLPNSFLPNEDQGYIIANFQLPPGATLERTGKALREAEDFILKQPEVASMVGVQGFSFSGSGQNMALGFITLKNWKERGGAGHSASDVAGRISGRMSRVRDAFIFAISPPPIPELGSSTGFSFRLQDRAGLGREALLAARGQVLGAASKSPVLAGVRPEGLEDAPQVQLDIDRDKASAQGVTFDAINTAISTSLGSSYVNDFPNAGRLQRVVVQADAKDRMQPEDLLKLNAVNNKGQQVPLSSFATTRWITGPMQTVRYNGYPTMRIAGDAAPGRSTGDALAEMERIASELPPGFGFEWTGQSREEKLSGSTVFVLLGFALLAVFLALAALYESWSIPVAVLLVVPLGVLGALIAAGGRGFPNDVYFKVGLITIIGLGAKNAVLIIEFAKDLQAQGKPLVEAAIEACHLRFRPILMTSFAFILGVMPLVIATGAGSASQRAIGTGVAGGMITATALGVFFIPVFFVVVRKLFKGSERQRKKYAHEDGAALTAEVKHDA
- a CDS encoding efflux RND transporter periplasmic adaptor subunit codes for the protein MRHTLLPSPSLTRIAACTFAALALLSACGDKKDAAPAAGAQRPPPEVGVITAKFEPVALQTELPGRVEPIRVAQVRARVNGVVLKRLFTEGSEVKAGQELFQIDPASYAASLLSARATLGKAQANLTQAAAQAERYKPLVEANAVSKQEYINVVAAQKQAEADVAAARAAVQIAQINNGYTRVTAPIAGRIGRALVTEGALVSATEATQLALIQQTNNVYVNFTQSASDLQRLRKSANLKVRNAESLPVSILLEDGSELPGKGKLLFSDVSVDPTSGQVTLRAEVPNQDGMLLPGQYVRVRLSQAELPAGMLIPQQAVTRGSQGDTVIIVGPDGKPGPRPVKVASQQNGKWIVLEGIKPGEQVVVDGFQKMQAPGMTVKPVPWTPTATPAPGAAPAAGAAPAASAAASAAATPAAGR
- a CDS encoding TetR family transcriptional regulator; the encoded protein is MVRRTKEDALATRDSIMDAAEQLFIEQGVSGTSLQHIASAAGVTRGAIYWHFEDKGALFNAMMERATMPLESAMQTLECAVGSDPLGHLRSYALSVFDLTINDPKARRVFEIATLKLEYVGELSAIRERRMQHREQFLASAERIVKEGVAHGRLKDTVKPQAAALGLFILIEGLVRGWLIMPDFNLEQLGAEIVDTHLDSLRA
- the tal gene encoding transaldolase; translation: MNQLEQLKQFTKVVADTGDFQSIKQYTPRDATTNPSLILKAVQKPEYKPLLEKAVRDFPDLSTGDVIDRVLVEFGMEILKIIPGRVSTEIDARLSFDTEATVAKGRELIALYEEAGAGRERVLIKIASTWEGIRAAEILQEEGIRCNMTLLFSLAQAIACAEAGAQLISPFVGRIYDWFKKANDLEYTGAEDPGVQSVKRIYNYYRKFGYTTEVMGASFRNTSQILELAGCDLLTISPELLQKLADSNEPVERKLTPTASAVSIEKVAIDEKTFRFMMNEDAMATEKLAEGIRAFCADSGKLKQIITGMR
- a CDS encoding SIS domain-containing protein: MLLDSIRTQLDSLSKSEKKVALAVLEQPSATVSQNITALAKSAQVSEPTVVRFCRTLGYDGWHEFKLKLAQGLALALPGANEQPTQDDLAADLVNKICSRSINTLLDLRNNLNPEAIQRALDILSRAKKIEFYGQGTSGIVATDAQHKFFRSGVPTVAYADPAIHSIAASLLHAGDAVVAISQRGNNSALVRSAKLARRGGADVIVLAPSGTPLADMATVLIPIDLVFNIDPYTPISARLAYLVVIDVLAVGLALQRGPEFRKKMQNAQKALQEFDMQFDSFIG